From the Chitinolyticbacter meiyuanensis genome, one window contains:
- a CDS encoding GspH/FimT family protein translates to MRHSSGFTLMELVMVLLLLGILLGIAVPRMFSGERFAAHGYADQLLAGLRFARSLAIAQRTPVYVVVTSSEARFCFDLACATPAIGPDGSRPFRLRAPASVALGYAGSFSFDALGAPDFATALQLPVTGDVTRVLTVEAETGYAH, encoded by the coding sequence ATGCGGCATTCCTCCGGCTTCACCCTGATGGAGCTCGTCATGGTGCTGTTGTTGCTTGGCATCCTGCTCGGCATCGCCGTGCCGCGGATGTTCAGCGGCGAACGCTTCGCCGCGCATGGCTACGCGGACCAGTTGCTGGCGGGCCTGCGCTTTGCGCGCAGCCTCGCCATCGCGCAGCGCACGCCGGTGTATGTGGTGGTCACCAGCAGCGAGGCGCGCTTCTGCTTCGATCTGGCCTGTGCCACGCCGGCGATCGGCCCGGATGGCAGCCGGCCGTTCCGCCTGCGCGCGCCGGCCTCGGTGGCGCTGGGCTATGCCGGCAGCTTCAGTTTCGATGCGCTGGGCGCGCCCGACTTTGCTACCGCGCTGCAGTTGCCGGTGACGGGCGACGTCACCCGCGTGCTGACGGTGGAAGCGGAGACCGGCTATGCGCATTGA
- the pilM gene encoding type IV pilus biogenesis protein PilM, whose product MMRFPFGKRWLRRRREQWLAIAPVAGEWAVMRLVADGNGVRMQAYRSYKPDETALLRVPAQQQVTTLLDAGDYRLLQLEAPNVAPDELQAAVRWRLREMLDGPVDDLIVDVICIPNGPSGLGRPALLIAVTAHTNVVRGRTEAFREARLKLDAIDIPELALRNVATLFETQGEAVVLLWFDQQHGHLLLVYQGELYMWRTLDGAAPGMDQPQRLERIVREIRRTLDHVSHHFSDLEPGRIVVLTPYAATALLEYLAEQIDLPVVEGDLTTVIGGLTDFVPERVRQVELSPLIGAALRRSGGRA is encoded by the coding sequence ATGATGCGGTTCCCCTTCGGCAAGCGGTGGTTGCGACGGCGACGCGAGCAATGGCTGGCGATCGCGCCCGTGGCCGGCGAGTGGGCGGTGATGCGGCTGGTGGCCGATGGCAACGGCGTGCGCATGCAGGCCTACCGCAGCTACAAGCCGGACGAGACCGCCTTGCTGCGTGTTCCGGCGCAGCAGCAGGTGACCACGCTGCTCGACGCGGGCGACTACCGCCTGCTGCAGCTGGAAGCACCCAACGTGGCACCGGATGAGCTGCAGGCGGCCGTGCGCTGGCGCCTGCGCGAGATGCTCGATGGCCCGGTGGATGACCTGATCGTCGACGTGATCTGCATCCCGAACGGCCCCAGCGGCCTTGGCCGGCCGGCGCTGCTGATCGCGGTGACCGCCCATACCAATGTGGTCCGTGGCCGGACCGAGGCGTTTCGCGAGGCGCGGCTCAAGCTCGATGCGATCGACATTCCGGAGCTGGCACTGCGCAACGTCGCCACCCTGTTCGAAACCCAGGGCGAGGCGGTGGTGCTGCTGTGGTTCGACCAGCAGCACGGGCACCTGCTGCTGGTGTATCAGGGCGAGCTCTACATGTGGCGCACGCTCGACGGTGCCGCGCCAGGGATGGACCAGCCGCAGCGGCTCGAGCGCATCGTTCGCGAGATCCGCCGCACGCTTGATCATGTGAGCCACCATTTCAGCGACCTGGAACCCGGGCGCATCGTGGTGCTGACGCCCTATGCCGCGACGGCGCTGCTCGAATACCTGGCCGAGCAGATCGATCTGCCGGTGGTCGAGGGCGACCTGACGACGGTGATCGGCGGTCTGACCGATTTCGTGCCGGAGCGGGTGCGGCAGGTCGAGCTGTCGCCATTGATCGGCGCGGCGCTGCGGCGTAGCGGCGGGAGGGCGTGA
- a CDS encoding GspE/PulE family protein codes for MVKRVKIRLGDILVQHGIISDDQLKQVLAEQHRTGRRLGKLLIEQGRASEQDVCQALAIQLNIPFISLTHYPLDPTFSRRLPEAAARRTRALLLEERQGALLVGMVDPGDLHLYDELSRALKQELMLAVVMESELNVALDHVYRRTEEISGHARALEQDLSDLDAAAAEEAGQDEAPVAKLVQSLFEDATLAHASDVHIEPQSDRINIRFRINGALQLQTVADSRIAPALAQRLKLIAGLDISERRMPQDGRFQIAVRSGPLDVRISTMPTPHGESIVMRLLSQFDQVLQLDRLGMGEDVLRKLRALLAKSSGMLIVTGPTGSGKTSTLYAAVHEVNDVSTKIVTVEDPIEYRLPEITQIQVNEKIDLSFARVLRSVLRHDPDVILVGEMRDQETAQVGMRAAITGHMVLTTLHTRNAATTPVRLIDMGVPPYLVSVALQGVIAQRLVRLICDQCKHSAQPDTKEREWLTRTYGEQASRLQLMTGSGCTYCNNTGYAGRAGIYEMLEMNAQLTELIGRGDSAAFVAAAQVQMKGHTLYDQALRLLEAGRTTAREVMRLANLLEE; via the coding sequence ATGGTCAAACGGGTCAAGATCCGCTTGGGCGATATTCTGGTGCAGCACGGCATCATCAGTGATGACCAGCTGAAACAGGTACTGGCCGAGCAGCACCGCACCGGTCGCCGGCTGGGCAAGCTGCTGATCGAGCAAGGGCGCGCCAGCGAGCAGGACGTCTGTCAGGCGCTCGCCATCCAGCTCAACATCCCCTTCATCAGCCTGACCCATTACCCCCTCGATCCGACCTTCTCGCGTCGCCTGCCTGAAGCCGCAGCACGCCGCACCCGTGCGCTGCTGCTGGAAGAGCGACAGGGCGCCCTGCTGGTCGGCATGGTCGATCCAGGCGATCTCCATCTATACGACGAGCTGTCACGCGCGCTGAAGCAGGAGCTGATGCTGGCCGTGGTGATGGAGAGCGAACTCAATGTCGCGCTCGATCATGTGTACCGCCGCACCGAGGAGATCAGCGGGCACGCCCGGGCGCTGGAGCAGGACCTGAGCGACCTGGATGCCGCCGCGGCCGAAGAGGCCGGGCAGGACGAAGCGCCGGTCGCTAAGCTGGTGCAGTCGCTGTTCGAGGATGCAACGCTGGCCCACGCATCCGATGTGCATATCGAGCCGCAGAGCGATCGCATCAACATCCGTTTCCGCATCAACGGCGCGCTGCAACTGCAGACGGTGGCCGACAGCCGCATTGCGCCGGCATTGGCGCAGCGGCTCAAGCTGATCGCCGGACTCGATATCTCCGAGCGGCGGATGCCGCAGGATGGCCGCTTCCAGATCGCAGTGCGCTCCGGCCCGCTCGATGTGCGGATTTCGACCATGCCGACGCCGCACGGCGAATCGATCGTGATGCGCTTGCTGAGCCAGTTTGACCAGGTGCTGCAGCTCGATCGGCTCGGCATGGGCGAGGATGTGCTGCGCAAACTGCGCGCACTGCTGGCCAAGAGCAGCGGCATGCTGATCGTCACCGGGCCCACCGGCAGCGGCAAGACCAGCACCCTGTACGCGGCGGTGCACGAGGTCAACGATGTCAGCACCAAGATCGTCACGGTCGAGGATCCGATCGAATACCGGCTGCCCGAAATCACCCAGATCCAGGTTAACGAGAAGATCGACCTGAGCTTCGCCCGGGTGCTGCGCTCGGTATTGCGCCACGATCCGGACGTGATCCTGGTCGGCGAGATGCGCGATCAGGAGACCGCGCAGGTCGGCATGCGCGCCGCCATCACCGGGCACATGGTGCTGACCACGCTGCACACCCGCAACGCCGCGACCACGCCGGTGCGGCTGATCGACATGGGCGTGCCGCCCTATCTGGTTTCGGTGGCGCTGCAAGGGGTGATTGCCCAGCGGCTGGTACGGCTGATCTGCGACCAGTGCAAGCACAGCGCCCAGCCCGACACCAAGGAGCGCGAGTGGCTGACGCGGACCTATGGCGAGCAGGCCAGCCGGCTGCAATTGATGACCGGCAGCGGTTGCACCTATTGCAACAACACCGGCTATGCCGGGCGCGCCGGCATCTACGAGATGCTGGAGATGAATGCCCAGCTGACCGAGCTGATCGGCCGCGGCGACAGCGCTGCCTTCGTTGCCGCCGCGCAGGTGCAGATGAAGGGCCACACGCTGTATGACCAGGCCCTGCGGCTGCTGGAAGCAGGCCGGACCACCGCGCGCGAAGTGATGCGCCTCGCCAACCTGCTGGAGGAGTGA
- a CDS encoding pilus assembly PilX N-terminal domain-containing protein, protein MSPTCRDAGFALISALFLLLVLSTMAAFTLTLSSSAQQGATLDVQGSRAYQAARAGIEYGAFQALQNGQCASSSQLTLPAPMADFSINLACSSSAHNIAGNTVTLYRLTATACNLPAGSGCPPATRTLNYVERQISATLSRCTEAGGGGCA, encoded by the coding sequence ATGTCGCCAACCTGCCGTGACGCCGGCTTCGCGCTGATCAGCGCGCTGTTCCTGCTGCTGGTGCTCAGTACCATGGCGGCGTTCACGCTCACGCTCTCGAGCAGTGCGCAGCAGGGCGCCACGTTGGATGTGCAGGGCAGCCGCGCCTATCAGGCCGCCCGTGCCGGCATCGAGTACGGCGCCTTCCAGGCGCTGCAGAACGGGCAGTGCGCCAGCAGCAGCCAGCTGACGCTGCCCGCGCCGATGGCGGATTTCTCGATCAACCTCGCCTGCAGCAGCAGCGCGCACAACATCGCCGGCAATACCGTCACGCTGTACCGGCTGACCGCCACCGCCTGCAACCTGCCCGCCGGCAGTGGCTGCCCTCCAGCGACCCGCACGCTCAATTACGTGGAGCGGCAGATCAGCGCCACGCTGTCGCGCTGCACCGAAGCCGGGGGAGGGGGGTGCGCATGA
- a CDS encoding type II secretion system protein: MKRHQGGFTLLELVMVIVILGILAAVALPRFFDLSGDASKSSLAGTVAAINSGNTINYAARSLDTANGVSTKRGVAVDDCSDAWGLIGNGSAAAPAGYSITPVATVPSATGAQFNCTVSDSHSNTGTVILTVIP, translated from the coding sequence ATGAAACGGCATCAAGGCGGCTTTACCCTGCTGGAACTGGTGATGGTGATCGTGATCCTCGGCATCCTGGCGGCCGTGGCGTTGCCACGGTTCTTCGATCTGTCGGGCGACGCCAGCAAGTCGTCGCTGGCAGGCACGGTGGCGGCGATCAATTCCGGCAACACCATCAACTACGCGGCGCGCAGCCTCGATACCGCCAACGGCGTATCCACCAAGCGCGGCGTGGCGGTGGACGATTGCTCCGATGCCTGGGGCCTGATCGGCAACGGCTCGGCCGCGGCGCCGGCGGGCTACAGCATCACGCCGGTCGCTACCGTGCCGAGTGCCACCGGTGCCCAGTTCAACTGCACCGTGAGCGATTCGCACAGCAACACCGGGACCGTGATCCTGACCGTGATCCCTTGA
- a CDS encoding type II secretion system F family protein — protein MQRFRYRGRNAQGELVSGHQMALSPDSLASQLLNSGIVPIEVVEEAEATAQGGLLGGLFARIGAEDMLLFTRQMHAMLKAGIPLMRALAGLQRTSANPRLAAVIQSLRNRLDEGRQLSQAMRQHPAVFSSFFVNLVQVGELTGRLDEIFLRLFHYLEFEHATRRQIGSAMRYPTFVLVAVVAAIITINVFVIPAFARVYQSFNVELPLLTRVLIAISEFTVAHGALLATAAVAGVLALGYYLRTEQGRYRWHRLKLRLPIVGPIQQKASLARFARGLSITLLSGVPVLQGMAAVAQVVDNDYIARRIEQMRLGIERAESMTQTATAAGVFTPAVLQMIAVGEETGELDALMAEVAALYEREVDYAVATLGARIEPLMIVVLAGVVLVLALGVFLPIWDLGRVAMHGGT, from the coding sequence ATGCAACGCTTTCGCTACCGGGGACGCAATGCGCAGGGCGAGCTGGTGAGCGGCCACCAGATGGCGCTGAGCCCGGACAGCCTCGCCAGCCAGTTGCTGAACAGCGGCATCGTGCCGATCGAGGTGGTCGAGGAAGCGGAAGCCACGGCACAGGGCGGGCTGCTCGGGGGGCTGTTCGCCCGCATCGGTGCCGAGGACATGCTGCTGTTCACCCGGCAGATGCACGCGATGCTGAAGGCCGGCATTCCCTTGATGCGCGCGCTGGCCGGGCTGCAGCGCACCAGCGCCAATCCGCGGCTGGCCGCGGTGATCCAGTCGCTGCGCAACCGGCTCGACGAAGGCCGGCAGTTGTCGCAGGCGATGCGCCAGCATCCAGCCGTGTTCTCGTCGTTCTTCGTCAACCTGGTGCAGGTGGGCGAGCTGACCGGCCGCCTCGACGAGATCTTTCTGCGGCTGTTCCATTACCTGGAGTTCGAGCACGCCACGCGGCGCCAGATCGGCTCGGCGATGCGCTATCCCACCTTCGTGCTGGTGGCCGTGGTGGCGGCCATCATCACCATTAACGTATTCGTGATCCCGGCGTTTGCCCGGGTCTACCAGAGCTTCAATGTCGAGCTGCCGCTGCTCACGCGGGTGCTGATCGCGATCTCTGAATTCACCGTGGCCCATGGCGCGTTGCTGGCCACGGCCGCCGTCGCCGGGGTGCTGGCGCTCGGCTACTACCTGCGCACCGAACAGGGCCGCTATCGCTGGCATCGCCTGAAGCTGCGTCTGCCCATCGTCGGCCCCATCCAGCAAAAGGCCAGCCTCGCCCGTTTTGCCCGCGGGCTGTCGATCACGCTGCTCAGCGGTGTGCCGGTGCTGCAGGGCATGGCCGCGGTGGCCCAGGTGGTCGACAACGACTACATCGCCCGGCGCATCGAGCAGATGCGGCTCGGCATCGAGCGCGCCGAAAGCATGACGCAGACGGCGACCGCCGCCGGCGTGTTCACGCCGGCCGTGCTGCAGATGATCGCGGTCGGCGAGGAAACCGGCGAGCTCGACGCGCTGATGGCCGAGGTGGCCGCGCTCTACGAGCGCGAAGTGGACTACGCCGTCGCCACGCTGGGCGCGCGGATCGAACCGCTGATGATCGTGGTGCTGGCGGGCGTGGTGCTGGTGCTGGCGCTCGGCGTGTTCCTGCCGATCTGGGATCTGGGCCGGGTGGCCATGCATGGCGGAACGTGA
- a CDS encoding type IV pilus modification PilV family protein, giving the protein MRIELAEARQDGVTLLELVFALLIIAIAVAGVAQVYAVTAGASADPLSRKQALMIAEALLEEVTLQSFAVPTGGYSGGSRALFDHVSAYDGYSATGIRDADGNAVAGLEAYRVAVAVAHPAAAIGGIATDRIWVVTVTVTDGLNRMTVLTGYRFNYG; this is encoded by the coding sequence ATGCGCATTGAGTTGGCGGAAGCACGGCAAGACGGCGTGACGCTGCTCGAACTGGTGTTCGCGCTGCTGATCATCGCCATCGCCGTGGCGGGCGTGGCGCAGGTCTACGCGGTGACGGCCGGCGCCAGTGCCGACCCGCTCAGCCGCAAGCAGGCGCTGATGATTGCCGAGGCGCTGCTGGAGGAGGTGACGCTGCAGTCCTTCGCCGTGCCAACCGGTGGCTACAGCGGTGGCAGCCGGGCGTTGTTTGACCATGTGTCCGCCTACGACGGCTACAGCGCCACCGGCATCCGCGATGCGGACGGCAATGCGGTGGCGGGGCTGGAGGCCTACCGCGTGGCGGTGGCGGTGGCGCACCCGGCGGCCGCCATCGGCGGCATCGCCACCGACCGGATCTGGGTGGTGACGGTGACCGTCACCGATGGCCTCAACCGGATGACGGTGCTGACCGGCTACCGTTTCAACTATGGGTGA
- a CDS encoding DUF6701 domain-containing protein, with the protein MSVSRRLLALVCAVLVLLYSADAARAAITQVAASVAQQLVPTNSTLTIPVPAGTVAGDVLLAQVTGSANPLIITPPAGWTLIRSNSQNLLAAGITQALYYRVATGSEPASYTFTLSVAAWVAGSMITFRGVNTTTPVLGHAGQGGVLLLATAPAVAGCPAGAMQVGFFGFNTGALGLTIGAGQTPYATTTTNALLGVTILNGGVILGSAGSCTAVTTLAVNVTANVAQQVVLNPSPVPAPTIHHFEMNPPTTGITCKAQSITIKACMDAACSSVYNGAVTATLAPAAGWRTGAVQVLASGSGVVPFQPLTAGTYTLSVTASTPALASGGGTTCPTGGDGTCTIRVYDTALAFSTPNLVAALNSPTITVSALGTDPQTKQCIPEFASVTRAVSFWTSYTNPASGTRALTLIANPAGSATSTVLATSSPGTAVSLAFNASGQAQIQLNYPDVGQLALNAAYTGTLANNDVGLSMTGSSSFITKPYTLVLSNIRRTSDASAPPANPTTASSPLFARAGESLTMTVTAQNALGAATPNYGRETPAHRAVLISSLVAPAGGSNALAQPAAGVSQFGGYFANGSYSSGATTLTDLVWNEVGILRLTPHVASASGLGYLGLGDLGSGDGSVLTASANIGRFAPHRFMLSSPGLVNRQALGCSPASPFTYLGEAMRLQGQLTAVAVGGTTTTNYDSALGFAKLGSASALGIAAANVNGGTITPLSARLTTGGAAPSWSGGTTTLLQTATVARTSAPDGPFLNARLGIAPTDSDATALAASALNLDAQNSGSASHASLGTTQLRAGRLKLSNALGSDQLDLPVPAQLEAWNNGFTRNTLDNCTPVVPAGIGVATFGNYLGGLNSSNLGASRLQFGTPPQLASQGRVGVTVTRPGTAVRGSADLTFDLDANGYGYLKGYVAGGNYTATLQPWARVTFGGYDLKQPLIFIRENY; encoded by the coding sequence ATGAGCGTGTCCCGCCGCCTGCTCGCCCTAGTTTGCGCCGTGCTGGTGCTGCTGTACAGCGCGGACGCCGCGCGGGCCGCCATCACCCAGGTGGCGGCCAGCGTCGCGCAGCAGCTGGTGCCCACCAACAGCACGCTGACCATTCCAGTGCCGGCAGGTACGGTGGCGGGCGACGTGCTGCTGGCCCAGGTGACCGGCTCGGCGAACCCACTCATCATCACGCCGCCCGCCGGCTGGACGTTGATCCGCTCGAATAGCCAGAACCTGCTGGCCGCCGGCATCACGCAGGCGCTGTACTACCGCGTCGCCACGGGCAGCGAACCGGCGTCGTACACCTTCACGCTGTCGGTCGCGGCCTGGGTGGCGGGCAGCATGATCACCTTCCGCGGCGTGAACACTACTACGCCGGTGCTGGGCCACGCCGGGCAGGGCGGGGTGCTGCTGCTGGCCACCGCCCCGGCCGTGGCGGGCTGCCCGGCGGGGGCGATGCAGGTGGGCTTCTTCGGCTTCAACACCGGCGCGCTGGGGCTGACCATTGGCGCGGGTCAGACGCCCTATGCCACCACCACCACCAATGCGTTGCTCGGCGTCACCATCCTCAATGGCGGGGTGATCCTGGGCAGCGCCGGCAGCTGCACCGCTGTGACCACGCTGGCGGTGAATGTCACCGCCAACGTGGCGCAGCAGGTGGTGCTGAACCCGTCACCGGTACCGGCGCCGACCATCCACCACTTCGAGATGAACCCGCCGACCACCGGCATCACCTGCAAGGCGCAGAGCATCACGATCAAGGCCTGCATGGATGCCGCCTGCAGCAGCGTCTACAACGGCGCCGTCACGGCCACGCTGGCGCCGGCGGCCGGCTGGCGTACCGGCGCGGTGCAGGTGCTGGCAAGCGGCAGTGGGGTGGTGCCGTTCCAGCCGCTCACCGCCGGCACCTATACGCTGTCGGTCACCGCCTCGACACCGGCACTGGCCAGCGGTGGCGGCACCACGTGCCCCACCGGCGGCGACGGCACCTGCACCATCCGTGTCTACGACACCGCGCTGGCGTTCAGCACACCCAATCTCGTGGCCGCGCTCAATTCGCCGACCATCACCGTGTCGGCACTCGGGACCGATCCACAGACCAAGCAGTGCATCCCGGAATTCGCCAGCGTGACGCGCGCGGTGTCGTTCTGGACCAGCTACACCAACCCGGCCAGCGGCACGCGTGCGCTCACGCTGATCGCCAACCCGGCCGGCAGTGCCACCTCGACCGTGCTGGCGACGAGCTCGCCCGGCACAGCCGTCAGCCTGGCCTTCAACGCGTCCGGCCAGGCGCAGATCCAGCTCAATTATCCGGACGTGGGCCAGCTCGCACTCAATGCCGCCTACACCGGCACCCTCGCCAACAACGATGTCGGCCTCAGCATGACCGGTAGCAGCAGCTTCATCACCAAGCCCTATACGCTGGTGCTGAGCAACATCCGGCGCACCAGCGATGCCAGCGCGCCCCCCGCCAATCCCACCACGGCCAGCTCGCCGCTGTTCGCGCGGGCTGGCGAGTCGCTGACGATGACGGTGACCGCGCAGAACGCACTGGGCGCTGCCACGCCGAACTACGGCCGGGAAACGCCGGCACACCGCGCCGTGCTGATCTCCAGCCTGGTCGCGCCCGCTGGCGGCAGCAATGCGCTGGCACAGCCGGCCGCCGGCGTGAGCCAGTTCGGTGGTTACTTCGCCAATGGCAGCTATAGCAGCGGCGCGACCACGCTCACTGATCTGGTCTGGAACGAGGTCGGCATCTTGCGTCTGACCCCGCACGTGGCGAGCGCCAGCGGGCTGGGCTATCTCGGCCTGGGTGACCTCGGCAGTGGCGATGGCTCGGTGCTGACTGCCTCGGCCAATATCGGCCGCTTTGCGCCGCACCGTTTCATGTTGTCCTCGCCCGGCCTCGTCAACCGCCAGGCGCTCGGTTGCAGCCCCGCTTCGCCGTTCACCTACCTGGGTGAGGCAATGCGGCTGCAGGGCCAGCTCACCGCGGTGGCTGTCGGCGGCACCACCACCACCAACTATGACAGTGCGCTGGGTTTCGCCAAGCTCGGCAGTGCTTCGGCGCTGGGCATCGCCGCAGCCAATGTCAACGGCGGCACCATCACGCCGTTGTCGGCCCGGTTGACCACGGGGGGCGCTGCACCCAGCTGGTCGGGCGGCACCACCACTTTGCTGCAGACGGCCACGGTGGCGCGCACCAGCGCACCGGACGGCCCATTCCTCAACGCCCGGCTCGGCATTGCCCCGACCGACAGCGATGCCACGGCGCTGGCTGCCAGCGCGCTCAATCTCGACGCGCAGAACAGTGGCAGCGCCAGCCACGCCAGCCTTGGCACCACCCAGTTGCGTGCCGGCCGGCTGAAGCTGTCGAACGCCCTGGGTTCGGATCAGCTCGACTTGCCGGTGCCGGCGCAGCTCGAGGCCTGGAACAACGGCTTTACCCGCAACACGCTGGACAACTGCACGCCGGTGGTCCCGGCCGGCATCGGCGTGGCCACGTTCGGCAATTACCTGGGCGGGCTCAACAGCAGCAACCTGGGCGCGAGCCGTCTGCAGTTCGGCACGCCACCGCAGCTGGCGAGCCAGGGGCGGGTCGGCGTCACGGTCACGCGGCCCGGTACTGCCGTGCGCGGCAGTGCCGATCTCACCTTCGACCTGGATGCCAATGGCTACGGCTATCTGAAGGGCTATGTCGCGGGTGGCAACTACACCGCCACGCTGCAGCCGTGGGCGCGCGTGACGTTCGGTGGCTACGACCTGAAGCAGCCGTTGATCTTCATCCGGGAAAACTATTGA
- a CDS encoding prepilin-type N-terminal cleavage/methylation domain-containing protein, producing MPPRAAGFSLLELTIVLTILAVATATMAVFLDGPIRSYFANRQRSDLASSADAAMRRLARDLRLALPNSIRLASVGAGQTYLEFLPVRTGGRYRDQASDGNQGDPLSFGGDSAFDTLGTLPASGRSAVVPGQDQLVVYNLGFAPADAYGGQNRSTIRSVSSGALAGESHLVFDSSALSLASPYSRFQIISGAASYVCQPGAVDAQGDASGTLSLWYGYPIQTAQPTSLPGSGRTALLTRYVSRCSINYAPSPSLAQQRNGIVSVQLALTRANETVSLYQVIHVANLP from the coding sequence ATGCCGCCCCGCGCCGCCGGTTTCTCGCTGCTGGAGCTCACCATCGTGCTGACCATCCTCGCGGTGGCCACCGCGACCATGGCGGTGTTCCTCGATGGGCCCATCCGCAGCTACTTCGCCAACCGGCAGCGCAGCGACCTGGCGTCGTCCGCCGATGCGGCGATGCGGCGGCTGGCGCGGGATCTGCGGCTGGCACTGCCCAACAGCATCCGCCTGGCGAGCGTCGGCGCCGGGCAGACCTATCTCGAGTTCCTGCCGGTGCGCACCGGCGGGCGCTACCGCGACCAGGCGAGCGATGGCAACCAGGGCGATCCGCTGTCGTTCGGCGGGGACAGCGCCTTCGATACGCTGGGCACCCTGCCGGCTTCCGGACGCAGCGCCGTGGTGCCGGGGCAGGACCAGCTGGTGGTCTACAACCTTGGCTTCGCCCCGGCCGATGCCTATGGCGGACAGAACCGCAGCACGATACGCAGCGTGAGCAGCGGCGCGCTGGCGGGCGAGAGCCACCTGGTGTTCGACAGCAGCGCGCTGTCGCTGGCCTCGCCGTATTCGCGCTTCCAGATCATCAGCGGCGCCGCGAGCTATGTCTGCCAGCCGGGGGCAGTCGATGCCCAGGGCGACGCCAGCGGCACGCTGAGCCTGTGGTACGGCTACCCGATCCAGACTGCGCAGCCCACCAGCCTGCCGGGGAGCGGCCGCACTGCGCTGCTCACCCGTTATGTGAGTCGCTGCAGCATCAACTACGCGCCATCGCCCAGCCTTGCGCAGCAACGCAACGGCATCGTCAGCGTGCAGCTGGCATTGACCCGTGCCAACGAGACGGTTTCGCTCTATCAGGTGATCCATGTCGCCAACCTGCCGTGA